A section of the Geovibrio ferrireducens genome encodes:
- a CDS encoding energy-coupling factor ABC transporter ATP-binding protein — MSCTLSLKGISCRTADRVLFENVTINLTHKDKIALLGPNGAGKTTLLKAIVGLGGTCGGHFEIHHKRLTTEKDFAAARREIGFLFQDPDDQIIAPAVIEEVAFGLLNEGIKQPEAVAKAEAMLNELHISHLRDRITLHLSGGEKKMVALASVLVMKPEILLLDEPSAALDEKSAEKLAEILRGIDKTMLIVSHDIDFIEKIGARKMFLTEKGLVEG; from the coding sequence ATGAGCTGCACACTTTCCCTGAAAGGCATCTCATGCCGCACGGCAGACCGGGTGCTCTTTGAAAATGTTACAATCAACCTTACTCACAAGGATAAAATCGCCCTTCTCGGCCCCAACGGAGCAGGGAAAACTACTCTTCTTAAGGCCATTGTAGGGCTGGGCGGCACATGCGGCGGTCACTTTGAAATCCACCATAAAAGGCTCACGACTGAGAAGGACTTTGCTGCCGCACGGAGGGAGATAGGCTTCCTTTTTCAGGACCCGGACGATCAGATAATCGCTCCGGCAGTCATTGAGGAAGTCGCTTTCGGTCTCCTTAATGAGGGCATAAAACAGCCGGAAGCCGTTGCAAAGGCTGAGGCTATGCTGAATGAACTGCATATATCCCACCTGCGCGACCGCATAACTCTTCACCTCTCCGGAGGGGAAAAGAAGATGGTTGCTCTCGCCTCTGTACTTGTGATGAAGCCGGAAATACTGCTTCTGGATGAGCCCTCAGCAGCACTGGATGAAAAAAGCGCTGAAAAGCTGGCGGAAATCCTCCGCGGGATCGACAAAACAATGCTGATCGTTTCCCATGATATTGATTTTATTGAAAAAATCGGAGCCCGCAAGATGTTCCTCACAGAAAAGGGGCTGGTTGAGGGTTAA
- a CDS encoding energy-coupling factor transporter transmembrane component T family protein: protein MKFSPSAAIAAAIIYSLLIAFRTHITAYDAVFAAFLPAVSLKSGLRPFIRLLRLNLVILFICATVLIFHNDPSYALLIFLRANLILSANLLLFAPHGSMGIYYGFCGLKFPDRFTVLLFFVIKYTEILGTEYKKMRDSLRIRCFNPGTNLFTYKTFGYLVGMLFVKSMEKAKALHHAMQLRGFRGRLYPFNTHPLSAADGFLALMLIVQAALTIGQIT from the coding sequence ATGAAATTCTCCCCCTCAGCCGCAATAGCTGCCGCAATCATTTACTCGCTGCTGATAGCTTTCAGAACGCATATCACCGCATACGATGCTGTGTTTGCTGCCTTTCTGCCTGCGGTATCGCTGAAATCCGGCTTGCGGCCGTTCATCAGGCTTCTGCGGCTTAATCTGGTTATTCTTTTTATATGCGCCACAGTGCTGATTTTTCATAATGATCCGTCATACGCTCTTCTGATTTTTCTCCGGGCAAACCTTATCCTCAGTGCAAACCTGCTTCTATTTGCTCCCCACGGAAGCATGGGTATTTATTACGGTTTCTGCGGGCTGAAATTCCCTGACAGGTTCACTGTTCTGCTGTTCTTTGTTATCAAATACACCGAGATTCTCGGCACTGAATATAAAAAAATGCGTGACTCCCTGCGTATACGATGCTTTAATCCGGGGACAAACCTCTTCACTTACAAAACATTCGGGTATCTGGTGGGTATGCTGTTCGTAAAAAGCATGGAAAAAGCAAAGGCACTGCATCACGCTATGCAGCTCAGAGGGTTCAGGGGAAGGCTTTATCCGTTTAACACGCACCCGCTGAGTGCTGCTGACGGCTTTCTGGCGCTTATGCTCATCGTTCAGGCTGCCCTCACAATCGGACAGATTACATGA
- the cbiM gene encoding cobalt transporter CbiM — MHISEGVLSAPVLGAGAAASLGFLVYGFRRMKDELLTKTALMSSLFFVGSFIHVPLGPSSVHLLLNGLVGAVLGFAAFPAIFMALLLQGLLFQFGGLTTLGINTFNIALPALLAWILCRVGLKSCGTVQSVLFFLAGFLPVALSGALVSFMLFLSGDKLTQAAQAIFLAHIPVMFIEGTATVFILRFIMKVYPSFLDK, encoded by the coding sequence ATGCACATTTCCGAAGGCGTTCTTTCTGCCCCTGTGCTCGGTGCGGGGGCTGCCGCCTCGTTAGGATTTCTCGTTTACGGCTTCCGCCGCATGAAGGATGAGCTGCTGACAAAGACCGCGCTGATGTCCAGCCTGTTTTTTGTCGGCTCCTTCATTCATGTACCTCTTGGACCTTCCAGCGTCCACCTGCTCCTTAATGGTCTCGTCGGCGCTGTACTGGGGTTTGCCGCCTTCCCTGCCATTTTCATGGCGCTTCTGCTTCAGGGGCTCCTCTTTCAGTTCGGCGGACTTACCACGCTGGGGATCAATACGTTTAACATAGCCCTGCCTGCTCTTCTGGCATGGATTCTCTGCCGTGTCGGGCTGAAATCCTGCGGAACAGTGCAGTCTGTTCTCTTTTTTCTTGCCGGTTTTCTGCCTGTTGCCCTTTCCGGCGCTCTCGTATCCTTCATGCTTTTTCTCAGCGGAGATAAGCTCACTCAGGCTGCACAGGCCATCTTCCTCGCCCATATCCCTGTCATGTTCATTGAAGGAACTGCCACGGTTTTCATACTGAGATTCATAATGAAGGTGTACCCTTCATTCCTTGATAAATGA
- a CDS encoding DUF4198 domain-containing protein: MKKFFTLFLVLCASASFAHFQTLIPSTDVVTPAAKTASFHMEFTHPFEQGPIMEMVKPKDVSVYFDGKKTDLMKSVTKTTIQGKSAWDFKYSFAKPGDYIFTVTPDYYFEPAEGVFIQHITKTVVNAFGMEEGWDTPVGLKAEIVPLTRPYGLWKGNTFTGKVIYKGKAVPNAEIEVEFYNKGSKIKHPTDAHITQVIKADANGVFTYAMPFAGWWAFAALIEDDVTLKHEGKDYPVELGAVFWVKTYGAD; encoded by the coding sequence ATGAAGAAATTTTTTACACTCTTTCTTGTGCTCTGCGCATCTGCATCTTTTGCGCATTTTCAGACACTGATCCCTTCCACTGATGTTGTGACGCCCGCTGCCAAAACCGCCTCCTTCCACATGGAGTTCACTCACCCCTTTGAGCAGGGTCCGATTATGGAGATGGTTAAGCCTAAAGACGTTTCCGTATATTTTGACGGTAAAAAAACCGATCTTATGAAGTCTGTAACTAAAACCACCATTCAGGGTAAATCAGCATGGGATTTCAAATACTCCTTCGCTAAACCCGGCGACTATATATTTACAGTTACTCCCGATTACTATTTCGAACCTGCTGAAGGAGTATTCATTCAGCACATCACAAAAACCGTTGTAAACGCATTCGGCATGGAAGAAGGCTGGGACACCCCTGTGGGTCTCAAAGCTGAAATAGTGCCTCTTACACGCCCTTACGGCCTCTGGAAAGGCAATACTTTCACAGGCAAAGTCATTTACAAGGGCAAGGCTGTTCCAAATGCTGAAATAGAGGTTGAATTTTACAACAAGGGCAGTAAAATCAAGCACCCCACAGACGCTCACATAACTCAGGTTATCAAGGCTGATGCCAACGGTGTTTTCACTTATGCCATGCCCTTTGCTGGCTGGTGGGCATTTGCCGCTCTCATTGAAGATGATGTGACGCTCAAACACGAAGGGAAAGACTATCCCGTTGAGCTTGGTGCTGTTTTTTGGGTGAAAACTTACGGAGCAGACTAG
- a CDS encoding TrmH family RNA methyltransferase, which translates to MIIHGRNTVAEALKLGLVKNLFLRKGSTFREKPADMEAAEFGRKEFEHRFGDEAQGVAAEINDIEPKDFVRHRKSISGHVLILDRIQDPHNYGTIIRAANCFGVKTIIVARYHQAPITAAVCKASSGTLFHADIYETTNISSAAEDLQSMGYKIYAADIDGDKVLNDVQFAEQSAVILGSEGKGIRPGVLEKADTAFRIPMCGDIDSLNVSQSAAIILHTLYSSKLT; encoded by the coding sequence ATGATAATACACGGCAGAAACACTGTTGCAGAAGCGCTCAAACTCGGACTGGTGAAAAACCTCTTTCTCCGCAAAGGCTCCACTTTCAGGGAGAAACCTGCGGATATGGAAGCTGCGGAGTTCGGCAGAAAGGAGTTTGAGCACCGCTTCGGGGACGAGGCGCAGGGAGTGGCCGCAGAAATAAACGATATAGAGCCCAAGGATTTTGTCCGCCACAGAAAATCGATCAGCGGGCATGTGCTTATTCTGGACAGGATTCAGGATCCGCACAACTACGGAACAATAATCCGTGCTGCCAACTGCTTCGGAGTAAAGACCATCATAGTTGCCAGATACCATCAGGCGCCCATAACGGCAGCAGTATGCAAAGCCTCCAGCGGAACTCTTTTTCACGCAGACATCTATGAAACAACAAATATAAGCTCAGCAGCGGAGGATCTCCAGAGCATGGGGTATAAGATATACGCCGCTGATATTGACGGCGACAAGGTGCTGAACGATGTGCAGTTCGCTGAGCAGTCAGCGGTGATTCTCGGTTCCGAGGGGAAAGGAATACGCCCCGGTGTGCTGGAGAAGGCAGACACCGCCTTCCGTATTCCCATGTGCGGCGATATAGACTCGCTGAATGTATCACAGAGCGCAGCCATAATCCTCCACACCCTGTACAGTTCAAAGCTTACTTGA